Proteins found in one Lepeophtheirus salmonis chromosome 9, UVic_Lsal_1.4, whole genome shotgun sequence genomic segment:
- the LOC121124622 gene encoding uncharacterized protein, producing the protein MKCFIIVALVLVGVTTSEVSKPSFLFQGSWLEMKERRSGTVEYLMKLGVSKANATAYSKGPITMQCIQLTEEGYKITGIQPNGSPYNASITWRKEGKRPYTSSGVEMKFDAEVLKDNATNYKLMRFNAYDKTSGSLVFFTQRSFTSEGYMNYSHTIAATKQTAYTLYQKQV; encoded by the exons ATGAAGTGTTTTATCATTGTAGCTCTTGTCTTGGTTGGAGTAACCACTTCTGAGGTTTCCAA GCCATCCTTTTTGTTTCAAGGATCATGGcttgaaatgaaagaaagacGAAGTGGTACAGTAGAGTATTTAATGAAGCTCGGTGTTAGCAAGGCAAATGCCACTGCATATAGCAAAGGTCCAATAACGATGCAATGTATTCAATTAACTGAAGAGGGATACAAAATTACAGGAATAC AGCCCAATGGTAGTCCCTATAATGCCTCTATAACATGGagaaaggaaggaaaaaggCCATACACATCTTCAGGAgttgaaatgaaatttgatgCAGAGGTTTTGAAAGACAATGCTACAAATTATAAGCTAATGCGTTTCAATGCTTATGACAAAACATCAGGCTCTCTGGTTTTCTTCACTCAACGGTCCTTTACGAGTGAAGGGTACATGAATTATAGTCATACAATTGCTGCAACGAAGCAGACCGCTTACACTCTCTACCAAAAACAGGTGTAA
- the LOC121124563 gene encoding uncharacterized protein — protein sequence MKCFIIVALVLVGVTTSEVSKPSFLFQGSWLEMKERRSGTVEYLMKLGVSKANATAYSKGPITMQCIQLTEEGYKITGIQPSGTPYNASITWRKEGKRPYTSSGVEMKFDAEVLKDNATNYKLMRFNAYDKTSGSLVFFTQRSFTSEGYMNYSHTIAATKQTAYTLYQKQV from the exons ATGAAGTGTTTTATCATTGTAGCTCTTGTCTTGGTTGGAGTAACCACTTCTGAGGTTTCCAA GCCATCCTTTTTGTTTCAAGGATCATGGcttgaaatgaaagaaagacGAAGTGGTACAGTAGAGTATTTAATGAAGCTCGGTGTTAGCAAGGCAAATGCCACTGCATATAGCAAAGGTCCAATAACGATGCAATGTATTCAACTAACTGAAGAGGGTTACAAAATTACAGGAATAC agCCCAGTGGTACTCCCTACAATGCCTCTATAACATGGagaaaggaaggaaaaaggCCATACACATCTTCAGGAgttgaaatgaaatttgatgCAGAGGTTTTGAAAGACAATGCTACAAATTATAAGCTAATGCGTTTCAATGCTTATGACAAAACATCAGGCTCTCTGGTTTTCTTCACTCAACGGTCCTTTACGAGTGAAGGGTACATGAATTATAGTCATACAATTGCTGCAACGAAGCAGACCGCTTACACTCTCTACCAAAAACAGGTGTAA